The genomic interval CGCAACGTCAGGTCGCCGCATCCACATTCTCCCACATTCCCTGGCCAATCAAATCGCCGCCGGGGAGGTGGTGGAGCGGCCGTTCTCTGTGGTCAAAGAGCTCGTCGAGAACGCCCTCGACGCCGGCGCCACCTCTGTCGAGGTGACAGTCGAGGGGGGAGGGGTCCGCCTTATCCGCGTGGCCGACGACGGCTGCGGCATGGGCCCAGAAGATGCGCAAGTCGCCTTCGAACGCCATGCCACGAGCAAAATCTCATCGGTCGATGACTTGGAACGGGTAGCCAGCCTGGGCTTCCGAGGAGAAGCGCTTCCCTCCATCGCCTCTGTTTCCCGATGCACCCTGACGACGGCGCTGCCCGAAGATGTGGGTGGAACTCGGGTGGAGGTTGAGGGGGGACGGCTTATAGAGTCCAAGCCGATGGGGTGTCCACCGGGCACCGTCGTTGAGGTCCGCGACCTCTTCTTCAACACCCCCGCCAGGCGCAAGTTCCTGCGCGCGCCGGCTACGGAGCTGGCCCAGATAGCCCAGACGGTGACCGCTCTGGCCCTGGCCCACGAGGGGGTGGCATTTAAGCTGGTCAGCGCCGGGCGCTCCGTGATGGCTATCCCGGCGGTCGAGACCCTGGCCGAGCGGATCGCGAGCCTCTTCGGCAGGCAAATGGCCGAGGCCCTCCTCCCTGTGGATGGAGAGGGGGAATGGCTTAGTTTGCGCGGCATGGCATCACCTCCCACCATCACCCGCTCCAGCCGCGACCACCAGCACCTCGTTCTCAACGGGCGTCCTTTCCGAGATCGCCGGCTCGCCTTTGCAATCTCTAAAGCGTACGAGGGGCTCCTGCCGCCGGGCCGTCATCCGGTGGCCGTCATCAGGCTGGCGGTTGACTCTGACATGGTGGACGTCAATGTACACCCGACCAAACAGGAGGTGCGTTTCCAGAAGCCGGGGGAGGTCTTCGACCTCCTTCGCGGCTCGCTGAAGGCGTCCCTGGAGGGAGTGCGGCCCGTGCCCGCCCCGGCTCCTCCTCCGCGTCCTCTAGCATCGGAGTCCGAGAGGCGCCAGAGGGTTGGGCAAGCAATCGAGAGCTTCTTGGCCCGGTCTCGCCCGTCCGGAGAGGCCCTCCATCCTGAGCGCCCAGGCCTCGGGGCGCTTCGGCAGCCGACCCTCTCTATCGCTCGGCCCCAGGAGGAGCTTCCTTCGGTCCTCGACGGAGGCCGCTACGTGGGTCAGCTGTACAAGACCTACCTCTGCTTCGAGACGGAGGCCGGGCTGCTCCTTGTAGACCAGCACGCGGCCCACGAGCGGGTTTTGTACGAGCAGTTCGCCTCCCAGAGTACCGATGATCGTGTGGCGACCCAGGAGCTCTTGGTGCCCCTGTCCCTGGAGGTTTCTCCTGCCGAGGCGGCGGTCCTGGAGGACCGGGCGGAGATTTTAGGCGAGATGGGCCTTGGGGTGGAGCCCTTCGGGGGCCAAACGGTGCTGGTCAAGCGGGTGCCCGCCCTGTGGGGCGAAGACTCCGTGGAGGAAAAGGTCCGCTCCCTTTTTGAAGCCCTCATCGCCCTAGACGGCGCTACCCCCGAGGAAGAGGCCAGGGAAAAGGTTCTCATCGCCACGGCCTGCCAGGCGGCGCTCAAGTCTCGCCGCACGATGGGCGAGGCCGAGGCCCGCTCGCTGGTTGAAGCCTTGGCCGACTGCCGCTCCCCGCTGGTCTGCCCCCACGGCCGGCCGGTCGTCCTTGTAATGGAAAGAGCTGAAATGGAGCGGCGCTTTCAGGTAAAATAGGGCGGCTGCGTAGTTGGGAGCATCTGAAAATCTAAAGACTGAGGCGGGGTGGGACGGCGCCTCGCCGGTTGTGGTGGCAACGCAGGAATAGCTATCATTCCTTGGAAGAGGAGTATTCACCAATGTTAAACCCCGAGGAGCTTACCGAAGGGCTCACCTTCGACGATCTGTTGCTCGTTCCGGCCCACTCGAAGGTTTTGCCCGGCGATTGTGACACCTCCACCCAGCTGACCCGCTCGATTCGGCTCAACATCCCCCTTGTGAGCGCTCCGATGGATACGGTGACGATGGCGCGCCTGGCGATCGCACTGGCCCAGGAGGGCGGCATCGGCATCATCCACCGGAACCTCTCGCCGGAGGCGCAGGCAGGCGAGGTGGATAAGGTCAAACGCTCCGAGAGCGGCATGATCGTAGACCCCATCACGATGCGGCCCGACCAACTGGTCTCCGAGGCCCTCGAGCTAATGGCCCGCTACCGCATCAGCGGTGTGCCCATCACAGAGGGCCCCCGGCTTGTCGGCATCCTCACCAACCGGGACCTTCGCTTTGAGACCGAGATGACCAAGAAGGTCAGTGAGGTCATGACCAAGGAGGACCTCATAACGGCGCCCGAGGGCACGACCCTCGATGATGCCATTCGCCTGCTTCACGAGCACCGGATTGAAAAGCTCCTCGTCGTGGACGACGACTTCAACCTCAAGGGATTGATCACCATCAAGGATATCGAGAAGCGCCGCAAGTACCCCCTCGCCTGCAAAGACTCTCTGGGGCGGCTCATGGTCGGAGCCGCCGTTGGGGTCGGCCCGGAGATGGAATACCGTCTCAAGGGCCTTGTCAAGGCCGAGGTGGACGTGGTGGTGGTGGATACCGCCCACGGCCACTCCGAGCGAGTCCTGGAGGCGGTGGAGACCATCAAGGGCTGGTACCCCGACCTTCAGGTGGTGGGCGGCAACGTGGCGACGGCCGAGGGGGCCGAGGGCCTAATCCAAGCCGGGGCCGACGCCGTCAAGGTGGGCATCGGACCAGGCTCCATCTGCACCACCCGCATGATAGCCGGCGTGGGGGTGCCCCAGATGACAGCCATCATGGATGCGGCACAGGCCGCCGAGCGCCACGGGGTGCCTATCATCGCCGACGGAGGCATCAAATTCTCCGGGGACGTAACCAAGGCAATGGCCGCAGGGGCCTATTCGGTAATGATCGGGAGCCTCTTCGCCGGAACCGAAGAGAGCCCCGGCGAGATGGTTCTCTATCAGGGCCGCTCCTACAAGGTCTACCGGGGGATGGGCTCCATCGGGGCGATGGATGAGGGCGCCAGGGACCGCTACGCCCAGGAGGAAACTTTCGAGGCCTCGAAGCTCGTGCCCGAAGGCGTGGAAGGCCGCGTCCCCTTCAAGGGCTCCGTGGCCGATAACGTCCGCCAGCTCGTCGGTGGCCTCCAGGCCGGAATGGGCTACTGCGGGTGCCAAACCGTCGAGGAGCTAAGGCAGAACGCCCGCTTTATGCGGATAACCCAAGCGGGGCTCCGCGAAAGCCACGTCCACGACGTCATCATCACCAAGGAAGCGCCCAACTACCAACGCGAGTAGGACATGGACGACTCCG from Nitrospinota bacterium carries:
- the mutL gene encoding DNA mismatch repair endonuclease MutL, with amino-acid sequence MATATSGRRIHILPHSLANQIAAGEVVERPFSVVKELVENALDAGATSVEVTVEGGGVRLIRVADDGCGMGPEDAQVAFERHATSKISSVDDLERVASLGFRGEALPSIASVSRCTLTTALPEDVGGTRVEVEGGRLIESKPMGCPPGTVVEVRDLFFNTPARRKFLRAPATELAQIAQTVTALALAHEGVAFKLVSAGRSVMAIPAVETLAERIASLFGRQMAEALLPVDGEGEWLSLRGMASPPTITRSSRDHQHLVLNGRPFRDRRLAFAISKAYEGLLPPGRHPVAVIRLAVDSDMVDVNVHPTKQEVRFQKPGEVFDLLRGSLKASLEGVRPVPAPAPPPRPLASESERRQRVGQAIESFLARSRPSGEALHPERPGLGALRQPTLSIARPQEELPSVLDGGRYVGQLYKTYLCFETEAGLLLVDQHAAHERVLYEQFASQSTDDRVATQELLVPLSLEVSPAEAAVLEDRAEILGEMGLGVEPFGGQTVLVKRVPALWGEDSVEEKVRSLFEALIALDGATPEEEAREKVLIATACQAALKSRRTMGEAEARSLVEALADCRSPLVCPHGRPVVLVMERAEMERRFQVK
- the guaB gene encoding IMP dehydrogenase — its product is MLNPEELTEGLTFDDLLLVPAHSKVLPGDCDTSTQLTRSIRLNIPLVSAPMDTVTMARLAIALAQEGGIGIIHRNLSPEAQAGEVDKVKRSESGMIVDPITMRPDQLVSEALELMARYRISGVPITEGPRLVGILTNRDLRFETEMTKKVSEVMTKEDLITAPEGTTLDDAIRLLHEHRIEKLLVVDDDFNLKGLITIKDIEKRRKYPLACKDSLGRLMVGAAVGVGPEMEYRLKGLVKAEVDVVVVDTAHGHSERVLEAVETIKGWYPDLQVVGGNVATAEGAEGLIQAGADAVKVGIGPGSICTTRMIAGVGVPQMTAIMDAAQAAERHGVPIIADGGIKFSGDVTKAMAAGAYSVMIGSLFAGTEESPGEMVLYQGRSYKVYRGMGSIGAMDEGARDRYAQEETFEASKLVPEGVEGRVPFKGSVADNVRQLVGGLQAGMGYCGCQTVEELRQNARFMRITQAGLRESHVHDVIITKEAPNYQRE